A genomic window from Flavobacterium phycosphaerae includes:
- a CDS encoding helix-turn-helix domain-containing protein, with protein sequence MSVEKLAVKLGLSRRNLDRRFIKATSFTPLDYLQRVKIEAAKKMFETTRKTVSEIMFEVGYNDAKAFRDVFSRITGLSPLDYKSKYNKESQTVFGL encoded by the coding sequence ATTTCTGTTGAAAAATTAGCCGTAAAATTAGGTCTTAGCAGAAGGAATTTAGACAGAAGATTTATAAAGGCAACAAGTTTTACACCACTTGATTATTTGCAAAGAGTAAAAATTGAAGCGGCCAAAAAAATGTTTGAAACTACTCGTAAAACGGTTAGTGAAATTATGTTTGAAGTAGGTTACAACGATGCAAAAGCATTTAGGGATGTATTCAGCCGTATAACCGGTTTATCACCTTTAGATTACAAGTCAAAATACAACAAGGAAAGTCAAACTGTTTTTGGGTTATAG